The following DNA comes from Phytohabitans rumicis.
AGGGAAACGTCCCGCTGCCGACCCGCGACGGCGGCACCGTCACGGTCACCAGCCTGGGCGACGTCCTGGCGCACCTGGCGGACCTCGCGCGAGACCGTACGGTCTTCGTCAAGGACACCCTGGAATACCGCTACGCGTACCTCTTCGACCACCCCGACGAGATCGCCGACTCCGTGCACACCTTTATCGTCCGGCACCCGAGCCGGACGATCAGCTCGCACTACGCGATTAAACCCACGGTCACCTGCCCAGAGATCGGCTATGAGCACCAGTACGAACTGTTCGAACATGTCCGCCGGGTTGCGCGGAAGGCTCCGGTGGTGGTATCGGCCGAGGACCTGCTGCGCGACCCCGAAGGGACCATCGCGGCCTACTGCGCGTCGGTCGGCCTG
Coding sequences within:
- a CDS encoding sulfotransferase family protein; this encodes MPVIAMWAHPRALSTAFLRMMIARGDVTVVHEPLVTLVDEGNVPLPTRDGGTVTVTSLGDVLAHLADLARDRTVFVKDTLEYRYAYLFDHPDEIADSVHTFIVRHPSRTISSHYAIKPTVTCPEIGYEHQYELFEHVRRVARKAPVVVSAEDLLRDPEGTIAAYCASVGLPFLPEALHWTPEDRAEWQRTRKWHLDVERSHGFAPVAKSFEVTVENSPQLRSYYDHQYPFYERLLQHAIAPGDNT